The following coding sequences lie in one Candidatus Binatia bacterium genomic window:
- a CDS encoding CsbD family protein encodes MNDDQIKGAWSVIKGKAKMAWGDLTDDDVLRAEGSVDRLYGIIQRKFGDTKEVIKKKLDGVKLP; translated from the coding sequence ATGAATGACGATCAAATCAAGGGAGCGTGGTCGGTGATCAAGGGCAAGGCGAAAATGGCCTGGGGGGATCTCACCGATGACGACGTGCTGCGCGCGGAGGGTTCTGTTGACCGTCTCTACGGGATCATTCAAAGGAAGTTTGGCGATACCAAGGAAGTGATCAAGAAGAAGCTCGACGGCGTCAAGCTTCCTTGA